A region from the Capra hircus breed San Clemente chromosome X unlocalized genomic scaffold, ASM170441v1, whole genome shotgun sequence genome encodes:
- the MAP7D3 gene encoding MAP7 domain-containing protein 3 (The sequence of the model RefSeq protein was modified relative to this genomic sequence to represent the inferred CDS: added 8 bases not found in genome assembly) has product MAERAGGGTSLRGLRERMVAAANAIAEERRSQGSFSSLPSQPSNIKSPFKPVIDGSVLKNDIKQRLAKERREEKKRQDDANKETQLLEKERKSKIVYEKQMEEKQRKLREQKEKDEQRRISAEKKRNEMLEEEREKFKAVLHRTLERSSRVDRQKRWSWGGYTTVNSQNKTVNKHSTSTEKLEQGTCGLHRQMSSTGLQNSVAKKTPEKRRSSSLNRRCSGLHSSTETEQVEEKRPGIHSVIQYVNMPLLRPSSDELKSAIVPPQSTAVMPFQEKVEIPSKTSVGVAPKASVEVPPEVSVEALTKASLDESPQVNVEAPPEVSVEAFPEESMKKHPKVSVETLLEASMKEHPAVNVDALPEASMKEPPKVGMGALAEESMEEPPKVNVGALTEESMEESPKVSVEALAEESVEEPPKVSVGALAEESMKEHPAVNVDALPEASMKDHPKVSVDALPEASMKEHPKVSVDALPEESMKEHPKVSVDVLAEESMEESPKVSVEALAEESMKEPPKVSVGALAEESMKEHPKVSVDALPEESMKAPSKVSVDVLAEESMKAPSKVSVDVLAEESMKEPPKVSVGALPEESMEAPPKVSVEALPEVNMEGPSANVETSPETSEDLSFEAHVDPSLEVSMDSSPDVSVNPSPEVSMDSSQEVSTEASSEASVDISPEASMETLPEESVETSPEESVEAFSEASMDALPEENVEVLPKETTKGPSEASVEVPLETSPEVTVEISSKKSEMDEQPSNPITKKRVPPSQIPCYRWSSSPTRRWCPPSPTSASRQIQKNCPSSPSPGTSKQSTQFCFSYKVIPTQRTVFAQNALGTMGMKSKAVSNTINNSEAASQKDMICEESGNKGTPGPKNAEEATKILAEKRRLAREQKEKEERLQKEMEQRKIKDVAKKVDEGQEDEFSKFGDGQQPKEMKKKESQEQEDQKVELQKSDAKIKAQEEADKRKKEHERIMLQNLQERLERKKRIEEIMKRTRKPDSNASKATETLSGDAYEEDEADDEDESESDSDSFDDMRPSATINGMDSSTKPKTHFKHVKNTSKFLDVTSSHIHKETKAFLNTDMKTFGPKGVKDPLNQTKSTRSSTKRPTNRAAKTGKVEISSTVGPTKSSRSEVQKWVCDQIIDFSREAKPPGSSFPPESPKLQPRGSMTSCLNHRPPVDNKNRSQSVPAPSDT; this is encoded by the exons ATGGCGGAGCGCGCCGGCGGCGGCACATCCTTGAGGGGACTGCGCGAACGAATGG TTGCTGCTGCTAATGCCATTGCTGAAGAAAGACGAAGTCAAGGTAGCTTTAGTTCTCTTCCGTCCCAGCCTTCAAATATAAAATCACCATTTAAGCCAG taatagaTGGCTCTGTGCttaaaaatgacataaaacaaagATTAGCAAAGGAgcggagagaagagaaaaaaagacaagatgatg CTAATAAAGAGACACAGctacttgaaaaagaaagaaagtctaaGATCGTATATGAAAAACAGATGGAAGAAAAACAGCGAAAGCTgagggaacagaaagaaaaagatgaacaacGGAGAAtatctgcagaaaaaaaaagaaacgaaaTGTTAGAGGAAGAAAGG gagAAATTCAAAGCCGTCCTTCATCGTACACTGGAAAGGAGCAGCCGCGTTGACCGTCAAAAAAGATGGTCATGGGGAGGCTATACAACAGTAAATTCCCAAAATAAGACTG TCAACAAACATTCTACATCTACTGAAAAGCTTGAGCAGGGGACTTGTGGATTACATAGACAAATGTCATCTACTGGTCTTCAAAATTCTGTTGCCAAGA AAACACCAGAAAAGAGACGAAGTTCATCTTTGAATAGAAGATGTAGCGGACTGCATTCATCTACAGAAACAGAACAAGTGGAAGAAAAACGACCTG GCATCCACAGTGTAATCCAGTATGTAAACATGCCCCTGCTTAGGCCTAGCAGTGATGAATTGAAGAGTGCCATAGTGCCTCCCCAGTCAACAGCGGTGATGCCTTTCCAGGAGAAGGTAGAAATACCTTCCAAGACTAGTGTGGGAGTCGCCCCCAAGGCAAGTGTGGAAGTGCCCCCTGAGGTGAGCGTTGAAGCACTCACCAAGGCAAGCTTGGATGAATCCCCCCAGGTGAACGTGGAAGCACCCCCTGAAGTGAGTGTGGAAGCGTTCCCGGAGGAGAGCATGAAAAAACACCCCAAGGTGAGTGTGGAAACACTCCTGGAGGCAAGCATGAAAGAACACCCTGCCGTGAATGTGGATGCACTCCCGGAGGCGAGCATGAAAGAACCCCCCAAGGTGGGCATGGGTGCACTCGCGGAGGAGAGCATGGAAGAACCCCCCAAGGTGAACGTGGGTGCACTCACGGAGGAGAGCATGGAAGAATCCCCCAAGGTGAGCGTGGAAGCACTTGCGGAGGAGAGCGTGGAAGAACCCCCCAAGGTGAGTGTGGGTGCACTCGCGGAGGAGAGCATGAAAGAACACCCTGCCGTGAATGTGGATGCACTCCCGGAGGCGAGCATGAAAGACCACCCCAAGGTGAGTGTGGATGCACTCCCGGAGGCGAGCATGAAAGAACACCCCAAGGTGAGCGTGGATGCACTCCCGGAGGAGAGCATGAAAGAACACCCCAAGGTGAGCGTGGATGTACTCGCGGAGGAGAGCATGGAAGAATCCCCCAAGGTGAGCGTGGAAGCACTCGCGGAGGAGAGCATGAAAGAACCCCCCAAGGTGAGCGTGGGTGCACTCGCAGAGGAGAGCATGAAAGAACACCCCAAGGTGAGCGTGGATGCACTCCCGGAGGAGAGCATGAAAGCACCCTCCAAGGTGAGCGTGGACGTACTCGCGGAGGAGAGCATGAAAGCACCCTCCAAGGTGAGCGTGGACGTACTCGCGGAGGAGAGCATGAAAGAACCCCCCAAGGTGAGCGTGGGTGCTCTCCCAGAGGAGAGCATGGAAGCACCCCCCAAGGTGAGTGTGGAAGCATTACCAGAAGTGAATATGGAAGGACCCTCTGCAAATGTGGAAACATCACCTGAGACAAGTGAGGACTTATCCTTTGAAGCACATGTGGATCCATCCCTGGAGGTGAGCATGGACTCATCCCCAGATGTGAGTGTGAACCCATCTCCTGAAGTGAGCATGGACTCGTCCCAGGAGGTGAGCACGGAAGCATCATCTGAGGCTAGTGTGGACATATCTCCCGAGGCGAGCATGGAAACACTCCCTGAGGAGAGTGTGGAAACATCCCCCGAGGAGAGTGTAGAAGCATTCTCAGAGGCAAGCATGGATGCACTCCCAGAGGAGAATGTGGAGGTGCTCCCCAAGGAGACCACGAAAGGGCCTTCTGAGGCAAGTGTGGAGGTGCCCCTGGAGACCTCCCCCGAGGTGACCGTGGAAATATCTTCCAAG AAATCAGAAATGGACGAACAGCCCTCAAACCCTATTACCAAGAAGCGTGTACCACCATCGCAGATACCGTGTTATAGATGGTCGTCATCTCCTACAAGAAGGTGGTGTCCACCATCTCCCACCAGTGCTAG taggCAAATTCAAAAGAATTGCCCCTCATCACCTTCACCTGGCACGTCAAAACAATCGacacagttttgtttttcctataAAGTAATTCCTACGCAGCGTACCGTATTTGCACAAAATGCATTAGGTACTATGGGAATGAAAAGCAAAGCCGTTTCTAACACCATTAACAACTCTGAGGCTGCAAGCCAAAAGGATATGATCTGTGAAG AGTCTGGTAATAAAGGCACACCAGGACCTAAGAATGCTGAGGAGGCAACAAAAATTTTGGCAGAAAAACGACGCCTTGCTcgtgagcaaaaagaaaaagaagaaagactacAAAAAGAGATGGAACAAAG gaaaataaaagatgtaGCAAAGAAAGTGGATGAAGGTCAAGAAGAcgagttttcaaaatttggagATGGGCAACAACCAAAGgagatgaagaagaaagaaagtcaggaacaagaagaCCAAAAAGTCGAACTCCAG AAAAGTGACGCCAAAATAAAAGCTCAGGAGGAGGCTGACAAACGCAAGAAGGAGCATGAGAGGATTATGTTACAGAATCTgcaggagagattagaaagaaaaaag agaattgAGGAAATTATGAAGCGGACGAGAAAGCCAGATTCGAATGCCTCAAAG GCTACAGAAACATTGAGCGGTGATGCATATGAGGAGGACGAGGCAGATGATGAGGACGAGTCAGAAAGTGACAGTGATTCCTTTGATGACATGCGTCCATCAG cTACTATAAATGGCATGGATTCATccacaaaaccaaaaacacactTTAAACATGTGAAGAACACTAGCAAGTTTTTAGATGTGACTTCTAGCCACATCCATAAAGAgacaaaagcatttttaaatactGACATGAAAACCTTTGGAccaaaaggagtgaaagaccctttgaatCAGACAAAGAGTACCAG ATCCTCCACCAAAAGACCAACCAACCGAGCAGCAAAAACTGGAAAGGTGGAAATCAGCAGCACTGTGGGACCTACCAAGAGTTCCCGTTCAGAGGTACAGAAGTGGGTATGCGACCAAATTATTGACTTCTCAAGAGAGGCAAAACCACCTGGGTCCAGTTTCCCTCCTGAGAGCCCAAAACTCCAGCCGAGAGGCTCCATGACATCCTGCCTGAATCACCGGCCACCTGTAGacaacaaaaacagaagccaGTCTGTGCCTGCTCCATCAG